The Trinickia caryophylli genomic sequence CGGCCTGCGCGAGCAGTGCCTTCGCGCGCGCGATATCCTGCCTGCGCTGTGCGACGGTGCCATCGGCCGAAGCGAACACGGGGGCGAACGGATGGTCGTTGCCCACGGTCGCGCGCCCCTTGAAGAGGCCCTTGACCATCACGTCGCGGTCGAGCGCGAGGGCCAGCGCCTGCCGCACGCGCTTATCCGCGAACGGCGCCTGATCGCATCGCATGTGCATCTGACGATGCGCGCTCGAGCGCACCGACAGGATGTCGAACGTATCGGGGCGGTTGAGAATGGCGGTGCCCCCCTGGACCGTGAAGTCGCCCATGGCGTCGGCCCGGTTTCCGAGCAGCGCGAGGATCTGCGCCTGCTGATCGCCATAGAAGGAAAACTGCACGCGTGCGGCAAGTGCCTTGGCGCCCCAATACCCGTCATGTCTGACGAAAGACGCGCCGACCTTCGGTTGGTATCGCTCGAGCCGGAACGGTCCGGTGCCGATGAAGCTTTTTTCGTACGGCCCGTTCATGCCCGCGGGCAGGATCACTGCGTTGTAATTGTCGGACGAGACGTAGTACGGAAAATTGCCGGTCGGCGCGTCGAGGTGAAACGCAACGGTGTGCTCGTCGAGTGCCCGCGTGCCGCCCTTCGACAGCACGCCGCGGAGCATCGAGAGGGCCGCCGAGCCGCTTGCGGGGTCGGCCAGCCGGTCGAAGGTCGCGACCACATCGTTGGCACCGAACGAACGCCCGTCGTGAAACTTGACGCCGTGGCGTAGCTTGAACGTCCATACATCGCCCTTCGGATTCGCCTGCCACGAGAGCGCCAGCGCGGGCTTCAACTGCGAGCCGCCGCTTTCGTCGTCGATGAGGAACTCACCCGTTTGCGCGATCAGCGCGAGGCCCGAGGCATCGGAGACCGTCAGTGGATCGACGGCACCGGCGGGCATCAGATGCGCGACGCGGATCGTTGCGTCGGCGCGTCCGGCAGGCTGCGCGAGCACGCGCCGCGGCAGCGCGAGCCCGCTGGCGGCGAATGCAGCCATGCCCGAGAACCCCATGACGCTCGCGTAGCGCAGCAGTTCGCGCCGCGTGAGACGGCCGGCGGCATATTCGTCGATGGCATGGTTGCCGAGTTCGCCGGCTTCGCGGCGAACGGCGTCGAGAGCAGCAAGGAGGCGCTGGCGGGCTGTCATCGTGGCATATTCCGGTTCGTTCGGTTGGCAGGCGCCCGGCGGAGAAGCAAGGGCGGCGACGATCGGTACTGCGATGAGGCGCGTGCGTGCCAGTGTAGCGCGACTCGAGGTGGATTCGTTACGCGGGCGGCACGATGGCGCGGGCCGCGCGGGCGTTCGCGAACTCGTTGCGCACATCGAAGCAGCGAGCGCGCGACACCGCGACGGCACGGAATTGGCCGCCAGGGCCGAGCAAGAAAACGGCCCGCACCCTGCACGGGAGCGGGCCGCCTGTCGAGGGGCAAGGCGGGCGCGGGCCCGCCGCGCATCTGCGCCGTTACTTGCCCTTCGAGTTGATGATCGCCTCCGAAACCTGCGTCGGCGTTTCGGCGTAGTGCTTGAACTCCATCGTGTACGTCGCGCGGCCCTGCGTGAGCGAGCGCAGCGACGTCGAGTAGCCGAACATCTCGGCAAGCGGCACCTCGGCACGGACCACCTTCCCGCCGCCGCCCGCGATGTCCTCCATGCCCTGCACGATCCCGCGCCGGCTCGACAGGTCGCCCATCACGTTGCCCATGAAGTCCTCGGGCGTTTCGACCTCGACAGCCATCATCGGCTCGAGCAGCACGGGTTTCGCTTTGCGCATCGCCTCCTTGAACGCCATCGAACCGGCCATGCGGAACGCGTTTTCGTTCGAGTCGACATCGTGGTAGGAGCCGAAGGTCAGCGTCACCTTCACGTCCACCACGGGGTAGCCCGCGAGCACGCCGCTTTTGAGCGTGTCCTGAATCCCCTTGTCCACGGCGGGGATGTATTCGCGCGGGATCACGCCGCCTTTGATCGCGTCGACGAACTCGTAGCCCTTGCCCGGCGGCTGCGGTTCGAGCTTGATGACCGCGTGACCGTATTGGCCGCGGCCGCCCGACTGCTTGACGAACTTGCCCTCGACGTCCTCCACCGTATTGCGGACCGTTTCGCGGTAGGCCACCTGCGGTTTGCCGACGGTAGCCTCCACGTTGAATTCGCGCTTCATGCGATCGACGAGAATTTCGAGGTGCAGCTCGCCCATGCCCGAGATGATCGTCTGCCCCGACTCTTCGTCGGTCTGCACGCGAAACGACGGATCCTCCTGTGCGAGACGGTTCAACGCGATGCCCATCTTTTCCTGGTCGGCCTTCGTTTTCGGCTCGACGGCCTGCGAGATCACCGGCTCGGGGAAGATCATCCGCTCGAGAATGATCGGATTGGCGGGATCGCACAGCGTGTCGCCCGTCGTCGCCTCTTTCAGGCCGACGGCCGCGGCGATGTCGCCGGCATAGACCTCCTTGATTTCCTTGCGGTCGTTCGCGTGCATCTGCAGGATCCGGCCGATGCGCTCTTTTTTGCTCTTCGTCGAATTGAGGACCGTGTCGCCCGAATTGACGAGGCCCGAGTAGACGCGAAAGAAGATGAGCTGGCCGACGAACGGGTCGGTCATGATCTTGAACGCCAGCGCGGAGAACGGCTCCTCGTCGCTCGGATGCCGCTCGGCCTCCTTGTCGTCCTCGTCATGGCCCAGGATGGCCGGCACGTCGATGGGCGAGGGCAGATAGTCGATCACGGCATCGAGCATCGCCTGTACGCCCTTGTTCTTGAACGCGCTGCCGCAAAGCATCGGTACGATCTCGTTGGCGATCGTGCGCTTGCGCAAGCCGGCCTTGATCTCGGCCTCGGAGAGCGAGGTATGGTCGGTCAGGTACTTTTCGAGCAGTTCCTCGCTGGCTTCGGCTGCCGCCTCGACCATCTTCTCGCGCCACTCCTCGGCGGTCGGCAGGAGCTCGGCCGGAATGTCGCGGTATTCGAACTTGACGCCCTGGCTTTCCTCGTCCCAGATGATCGCCTTCATCTTGACGAGGTCGATCACGCCCTGGAAATGCTCTTCCGCGCCGACGGGGATCTGGATCGGTACGGCCACACCCTTGAGCCGCTCCCCGATCTGCCGCTGCACGCGGAAGAAATCCGCGCCCACGCGGTCCATCTTGTTGACGAACGCGATGCGCGGCACCTTGTACTTGTTCGCCTGGCGCCAGACGGTCTCGGACTGCGGCTGTACGCCGCCGACCGAGTCGTACACCATGCAGGCGCCGTCGAGCACGCGCATCGAGCGCTCGACTTCGATCGTGAAGTCGACGTGGCCGGGGGTGTCGATGATGTTGATCCGATGCTCGGGGTAGTTTCCCGCCATACCCTTCCAGAAGGCGGTGGTCGCGGCCGACGTGATCGTGATGCCGCGCTCCTGCTCCTGCTCCATCCAGTCCATCACCGCCGCGCCCTCGTGAACCTCGCCGATCTTGTGGCTCACGCCGGTGTAGAACAGGATGCGTTCGGTGGTCGTGGTTTTGCCGGCATCGATGTGAGCGCTGATGCCGATGTTCCGGTAGCGCTCGATGGGAGTCTTGCGGGGCACGTTCGATCTCCTTGCAAAGAGGGCGCTGCCAACGCAGGAGGGCGCCATTCGCCCGCCTCGCCGCGCGCCGCGTGTGCAGATCACAAGCATAGCGCCTGCCAGCACCTTTTGCAGCGACCCATACCGGACAAGGGCGGGCCCGGGGCCTTCGGAAAGGTCAGTTCGGCTGCGGCAGCCCCATGACCTTCATGCCGGGCTTGATGCCCTTGGCCGCAAACCAGCCTTTGCTCATCTCCAGCGCATAGACGCCGTTGTTGCGCGGGCAATGATTGTTCGTCGTCTCCGCCTGCATCTCGTCGATGTCGGTGATCGTGCCATCCGCGCGCATGAACGCGATGGAAAGCGGGATCAGCGTGTTCTTCATCCAGAAGCAGTGCACTGCGTTCTCGCCGAAAACGAAGAGCATGCCTTCGTTCGGCGCAAGTTCCGTGCGGTACATGAGTCCTTGTTCGCGGTCGGCGTCGTTGGCCGCGACCGCGGCGTCGATCACGAACATGCCCACCGTGAGCCTGGCGTGCGGGAATGCCGACGGCGGCTTGGCGCCCGCCGGCATCTGCTGCGCGATGGCGGAGCCGGCCGCGAGTGTGGCGAGAGGCAGGACGACGGTGGCGGCGATACGCGCCAGGCGCGAGCGAAGAAAGACTCCCACGAAAGCACTCCTTCTGTGACTGAACCCGCGCATGTTACGCGAGCGGCTCGGGCCGAAGCAAAATGAAAACCCGGCAAAAAGCGAAAAAAACAAAAGGCAGGCGCCTTGCGGCCACCTGCCTTCGAACGCCGTGAAGAACGGCAGACTGCTTGTTCTTGACTGCGTCTTTACAACAAACTTACTCCGAAGCGGCCGAAGCGGCTTCAGCCTTGGCAGCCTTCTTGTGCGACTTCTTCGCCTTGTGAGCCTTCTTGGCCGGCTTGGCAGCCGAAGCGGCTTCCGTCGAAGCGGCTTCCGGAGCCGAAGCTTGTGCGAAAGCGGCGGTTGCGAACAGGCCAGCGACCAGAGCGGCGATCAGTTTGTTCATGTCGTAAATCCTCAGCTTGAGTGAATTAACCAAGTGACCCGGTCAATGAGTCATGTCGGTAAACGTGCCATCCACCTTTCGGTTGACAGCCGCATCGACGGACTTCGACGACGCGTCTGCGAGCGCTTCGGGGCTGTTTCATCCCGCCGTTGGGCAGGCATGCCGCGGCCTTGGCGCGAATGCCGGATAGCTTCGAGCGGCATCTGCGTCGAATAACGCGCGAGGTGCGGCGCCGGTTGACGACGATCGATGGCGGGCTGGCGTCTTGCGCCGACCGGCGCGGCGGGTCTGGATAGATGGCACGGTGACGCTGTGCCGCGCGGCGGCGCGGCGCATGCGCCCTCCGTCCTTATGCGCGCGTCCGAGCGAGCCCGTCCCACGGCGCGCGCGGCGGCAGCGTTTGCCACTCGCCCGGAGTCAGGCCCAGCGCAAAGATGTCGAGCGCGCCGATGCCCACGCGCACGAGGCGCAGCGTCGGGAAGCCGACCGCCGCCGTCATGCGCCGTACCTGCCTGTTCTTTCCTTCGCTGAGCGCGATCTCGATCCAGGTCGTGGGAATCGCCGCGCGATAACGGATCGGCGGCACGCGCGGCCAGAGCCCTTCAGGTTCGTCGATGACGCGCGCGTGACACGGGCGCGTGACGTAATCGCCCAGGTCCACGCCGCGTGCCAGGGCTCGAAGCGCGGCTTCGTCGGGCGTGCCTTCCACCTGGGCCCAGTAACGTTTCACGAGCTTGTGCCGCGGCTCGGCAACGCGCGCTTGCAAACCACCGTCGTCGGTAAGCAGCAACAACCCCTCGCTGTCGGCATCGAGGCGGCCGGCGGGGTAGACGCCGGGCAGTTTCACCCAGTCGGCGAGCGTCGCCCGCGTTTCATGGGCGGAAAACTGGCAAATGGTGCCGAACGGCTTGTTCAGGGCGATGAGTTGCATGGCATGCAAAGTGGCGGAAGCGGGACGGCGGCCCCGAGCGGGGCCATCGTCTATGGCAAATGGCGGGATCTTAATGCATAATACGGAACGGCAAGTCTTCTGTCTTATATAAGACCTGAGAACGCTCGCATTTCTTGCCGCAGCCTCGCCAGCGGCCGGTGCGCGCCATGTTTCCTCGTCGCGCCGGGCCGGCAGCATGTCTGGCGCGGCTTCGGCCGGGGCGGTGCCGCACGTGCAACGTGGGCTAGAATAGCGAGCCAGCCGCATTGGCGCGAGCCGCGTCAAGCACAATGAGACATCCTGAGCGAGTCGAACGCTGCGAGACGCAGCGCCCGGTTTCGCGTTTTTGCACTCGCTTTCCCTGCACAGCCAACACTGGAGTCGATCATGCCGTATCAGCACATCAAGGTGCCGACAGGCGGTGACAAAATCACCGTCAACTCGGACTTCTCGCTCAACGTTTCCGACCAACCGATCATTCCGTACATCGAAGGCGACGGCACGGGCTTCGACATCACGCCTGTGATGATCAAGGTGGTCGATGCGGCCGTCGAGAAGGCATACGGCGGCAAGCGCAAGATCCACTGGATGGAGATCTACGCTGGCGAGAAGGCGACGAAGGTCTACGGCCCGGACGTATGGCTGCCGGAAGAGACGCTGCAAGTGCTCAAGGAGTATGTCGTTTCGATCAAGGGCCCGCTCACGACGCCCGTTGGCGGCGGCATTCGCTCGCTGAACGTCGCGCTGCGTCAGGAACTGGATCTGTACGTCTGCCTGCGCCCGGTGCAGTACTTCAAGGGTGTGCCTTCGCCCGTGCGCGAGCCCGAGAAGACGAACATGGTGATCTTCCGCGAGAACTCGGAAGACATCTACGCGGGCATCGAGTGGGCGGCCGAATCGGAGCAGGCCAAGAAGGTCATCAAGTTCCTGCGCGAGGAAATGGGCGTCAAGAAGATCCGCTTCCCGGAAACCTCGGGCATCGGCATCAAGCCGGTGTCGCGCGAGGGCACCGAGCGTCTCGTGCGCAAGGCGATCCAGTACGCGATCGACAATGACCGCCGCTCGGTCACGCTCGTGCACAAGGGCAACATCATGAAGTTCACGGAAGGCGCCTTCCGCGATTACGGCTACGCGCTCGCCCAGAAGGAGTTCGGCGCCGAACTGATCGACGGCGGCCCGTGGATGAAGTTCAAGAACCCGAGGACGGGCAACGAGATCGTCGTAAAGGACGTGATCGCCGACGCCTTCTTGCAGCAGATCCTGCTGCGTCCGGCCGAATACGACGTGATCGCCACGCTGAACCTGAACGGCGACTACATTTCGGACGCGCTCGCCGCGCAGGTGGGCGGCATCGGCATCGCGCCGGGCGCGAACATGTCCGATTCGGTCGCGATGTTCGAAGCCACGCACGGCACGGCGCCGAAGTACGCTGGCAAGGACTACGTGAACCCGGGCTCCGAGATCCTCTCGGCCGAAATGATGCTGCGCCACCTCGGCTGGACCGAAGCGGCTGACGTCATTATTTCGTCGATGGAAAAGTCGATCCTGCAAAAGCGCGTCACGTACGACTTCGCGCGCCTGATGGAAGGTGCGACGCAGGTTTCGTGCTCGGGCTTCGGTCAGGTGCTGATCGAGAACATGTAAATCACGGACGCACAGTGGCGGCATCGCGCCGCCACCTGCGCGAAACCCCGGCGCCACATCGTGGCCCGGGGTTTTTTTTCGGGCGCCGCCCGGGATTCTTCGATTTTCCGAATTTTTTCTTCATTACGCCGACATTGTTCGGCGCATTGCAACCAATCGCCGCGCGCAACGGCGACTGAATGCGATTTTCATGACGTGGCGCAACGACTGGGCGCGTCGGCTCGCCACAATGAACGCAAGACAAGTAGTCGGATCGTGCGCTCGAGTCGCCGGGCATAAAAAAACCCGGCCGTGGCCGGGTTTCAGAAAGCGATGGGTCGAACTATCTCAGGCGTTCTGGATGTTCGACGCTTGCTTGCCTTTCGGACCCTGAACGACTTCGAAGCTCACCTTCTGACCTTCCTTGAGCGTCTTGAACCCGTTCATCTGGATGGCCGAGAAATGCGCAAACAGATCCTCGCCGCCTTCGTCAGGCGTGATGAACCCGAAGCCTTTTGCGTCGTTGAACCACTTGACCGTACCAGTTGCCATACCAACTTCCCCTGTAACTCATGTCTACCACGAGCACGCTCGAAAAGCTCGACAGCCGCGCGACGCAGCCGCCCCCTCCGCACTAGCTCACCTCGGCATTTTTTCGTACTTGCACTTGTTGCGGCCAGCTGAAAAAAAGTGCCAGCTTGATTGTTGGACCTCTTTAATCACGTGTCAAGCGAATTTTGAGATCTGTCATGGAAGGTTGTGTCGAACGCGTAGTTTCAGGGTTTCTCCCTCTTCTCAACTGTGCGCTAGCGCAAGCGGGCGCACTTGAAAAGTCGCATAATCGACGCACATGGGAGTGGCGCGAAACACGTCGCACGAGCGGCGCGCATCGTGCGGCACGGCAGGAGGGCCGGCACGCAATGTGCGATACTCGAACCGGCTGCGCGCCGGAGTGTCGCGGCGCCGCGCAAGCGGCAGCCAGGCGAGCGGCGCGGCGGGTTTGGGCGGCACGATGGGGCGCGCTCGGGTGCGCCGCACCGTGACGGTGCGATCAACAACTGGTCGGTCGGGTTTTTGCAGGATTGCGGGGCTCACCGAGTTGTTTAGAATGGGTGTATGGCGATTATCCCGGACAGGCAGGACGGCACGGTCATCGAGCGACAGGAAAAGGAGCTGAAGCCGCCGTCCATGTATAAAGTAGTGTTGTTGAATGACGATTTCACGCCAATGGAGTTTGTCGTGATGATCGTGCAGGAATATTTCAATAAAGATCGTGAGACCGCGACGCAGATCATGCTCAAGGTTCATCGCGAAGGGCGGGGAGTTTGTGGGGTCTATACGCGGGATATCGCGTCGACCAAGGTCGAGCAGGTTGTTACGCACGCACGGCAGGCAGGGCATCCGCTGCAGTGCGTGATGGAGGAAGCATGATTGCCCAGGAACTGGAAGTCAGCTTGCACATGGCGTTCATGGAAGCGCGCCAGGCACGGCATGAGTTCATTACCGTCGAACATCTTTTGCTGGCGTTGCTGGACAATCCGACGGCTGCGGAAGTGTTGCGCGCATGCGCGGCCAATATTGAAGACCTGCGGCAGAACCTGCGCAACTTCATTCACGACAACACGCCCACGGTGCCCGGCACCGACGACGTGGACACGCAGCCGACGCTGGGCTTTCAGCGCGTGATCCAGCGCGCGATCATGCACGTTCAGTCCACGTCGAACGGCAAGAAGGAGGTCACGGGCGCGAACGTGCTCGTGGCGATCTTCGGCGAAAAGGATTCGCACGCCGTGTACTACCTGCAGCAGCAGGGCGTGACCCGTCTGGACGTCGTCAACTTCATCTCGCACGGCATCGCGAAGACGAACAGCAGCGATGCGGCCAAGGCGGGCGAGGCGAACGCCGAGTCGGAAGACGCCGCTTCGCAGAAGGAAACGCCGCTTGCGCAGTTCACGCAGAACCTGAACCAGATGGCCAAGGATGGCCGGATCGATCCGCTTATCGGCCGCGAGTCCGAGGTCGAGCGCGTCGTCCAGGTGCTTTGCCGCCGGCGCAAGAACAACCCGTTGCTCGTGGGCGAGGCCGGCGTGGGCAAAACGGCCATTGCGGAAGGGCTGGCGTGGCGCATCACGCGCGGCGAGGTGCCGGACATCCTTGCAGACGCACAGGTCTACTCGCTCGACATGGGTGCGTTGCTGGCGGGTACGAAATACCGCGGCGACTTCGAGCAGCGTCTCAAAACGGTGCTCAAGGAGCTCAAGGAGCGCCCGCACGCGATCCTCTTCATCGACGAGATCCATACGCTGATTGGCGCGGGCGCCGCATCGGGCGGCACGCTCGACGCCTCGAACCTGCTCAAGCCGGCGCTGTCGTCGGGCATGCTCAAGTGCATCGGCGCCACGACGTTTACCGAGTATCGCGGCATCTTCGAGAAGGACGCGGCGCTTTCGCGGCGTTTCCAGAAGATCGACGTGACGGAGCCGACCGTCGAGCAGACGGTGGCGATTCTGCGTGGGCTGAAGTCGCGTTTCGAAGAGCACCACGGCGTGAAGTACTCGTCGGGTGCGCTTTCGGCTGCGGCTGAGCTTTCGGCGCGCTTCATCACGGACCGCCATTTGCCCGACAAGGCGATCGACGTGATCGACGAAGCGGGTGCGGCACAGCGCATCCTGCCGAAGTCGAAGCAAAAGAAGACGATCGGCAAGGGCGAAATCGAGGAAATCATCTCGAAGATCGCGCGTGTGCCGGCGCAGAGCGTGTCGCAGGACGACCGCAGCAAGCTGCAGACACTCGACCGCGATCTAAAGGCCGTCGTTTTCGGCCAGGACCCGGCAATCGATGCGCTCTCCGCGGCCATCAAGATGGCGCGCGCGGGTCTCGGCAAAACCGACAAGCCGATCGGCGCATTCCTGTTCTCCGGCCCGACCGGCGTCGGCAAGACCGAAGTGGCGCGCCAGT encodes the following:
- a CDS encoding ABC transporter substrate-binding protein gives rise to the protein MTARQRLLAALDAVRREAGELGNHAIDEYAAGRLTRRELLRYASVMGFSGMAAFAASGLALPRRVLAQPAGRADATIRVAHLMPAGAVDPLTVSDASGLALIAQTGEFLIDDESGGSQLKPALALSWQANPKGDVWTFKLRHGVKFHDGRSFGANDVVATFDRLADPASGSAALSMLRGVLSKGGTRALDEHTVAFHLDAPTGNFPYYVSSDNYNAVILPAGMNGPYEKSFIGTGPFRLERYQPKVGASFVRHDGYWGAKALAARVQFSFYGDQQAQILALLGNRADAMGDFTVQGGTAILNRPDTFDILSVRSSAHRQMHMRCDQAPFADKRVRQALALALDRDVMVKGLFKGRATVGNDHPFAPVFASADGTVAQRRQDIARAKALLAQAGHGNGFDATLTTEKFMEIADLAVVVQNAAKAIGVRLNLKIESQGQYYGAGAFGKSDWLDSALGITDYGHRGVPNLFLNAPLTSNGAWNAAHFKHPQYDKLVAQFAGALDIASQKRLAREIETLLVDETPVVIPYFFDQLVAVRKTLKGVRFTAISQLYFDRATLVA
- the fusA gene encoding elongation factor G, with the protein product MPRKTPIERYRNIGISAHIDAGKTTTTERILFYTGVSHKIGEVHEGAAVMDWMEQEQERGITITSAATTAFWKGMAGNYPEHRINIIDTPGHVDFTIEVERSMRVLDGACMVYDSVGGVQPQSETVWRQANKYKVPRIAFVNKMDRVGADFFRVQRQIGERLKGVAVPIQIPVGAEEHFQGVIDLVKMKAIIWDEESQGVKFEYRDIPAELLPTAEEWREKMVEAAAEASEELLEKYLTDHTSLSEAEIKAGLRKRTIANEIVPMLCGSAFKNKGVQAMLDAVIDYLPSPIDVPAILGHDEDDKEAERHPSDEEPFSALAFKIMTDPFVGQLIFFRVYSGLVNSGDTVLNSTKSKKERIGRILQMHANDRKEIKEVYAGDIAAAVGLKEATTGDTLCDPANPIILERMIFPEPVISQAVEPKTKADQEKMGIALNRLAQEDPSFRVQTDEESGQTIISGMGELHLEILVDRMKREFNVEATVGKPQVAYRETVRNTVEDVEGKFVKQSGGRGQYGHAVIKLEPQPPGKGYEFVDAIKGGVIPREYIPAVDKGIQDTLKSGVLAGYPVVDVKVTLTFGSYHDVDSNENAFRMAGSMAFKEAMRKAKPVLLEPMMAVEVETPEDFMGNVMGDLSSRRGIVQGMEDIAGGGGKVVRAEVPLAEMFGYSTSLRSLTQGRATYTMEFKHYAETPTQVSEAIINSKGK
- a CDS encoding DUF192 domain-containing protein encodes the protein MRGFSHRRSAFVGVFLRSRLARIAATVVLPLATLAAGSAIAQQMPAGAKPPSAFPHARLTVGMFVIDAAVAANDADREQGLMYRTELAPNEGMLFVFGENAVHCFWMKNTLIPLSIAFMRADGTITDIDEMQAETTNNHCPRNNGVYALEMSKGWFAAKGIKPGMKVMGLPQPN
- a CDS encoding pseudouridine synthase — translated: MQLIALNKPFGTICQFSAHETRATLADWVKLPGVYPAGRLDADSEGLLLLTDDGGLQARVAEPRHKLVKRYWAQVEGTPDEAALRALARGVDLGDYVTRPCHARVIDEPEGLWPRVPPIRYRAAIPTTWIEIALSEGKNRQVRRMTAAVGFPTLRLVRVGIGALDIFALGLTPGEWQTLPPRAPWDGLARTRA
- the icd gene encoding NADP-dependent isocitrate dehydrogenase — protein: MPYQHIKVPTGGDKITVNSDFSLNVSDQPIIPYIEGDGTGFDITPVMIKVVDAAVEKAYGGKRKIHWMEIYAGEKATKVYGPDVWLPEETLQVLKEYVVSIKGPLTTPVGGGIRSLNVALRQELDLYVCLRPVQYFKGVPSPVREPEKTNMVIFRENSEDIYAGIEWAAESEQAKKVIKFLREEMGVKKIRFPETSGIGIKPVSREGTERLVRKAIQYAIDNDRRSVTLVHKGNIMKFTEGAFRDYGYALAQKEFGAELIDGGPWMKFKNPRTGNEIVVKDVIADAFLQQILLRPAEYDVIATLNLNGDYISDALAAQVGGIGIAPGANMSDSVAMFEATHGTAPKYAGKDYVNPGSEILSAEMMLRHLGWTEAADVIISSMEKSILQKRVTYDFARLMEGATQVSCSGFGQVLIENM
- the cspD gene encoding cold shock domain-containing protein CspD is translated as MATGTVKWFNDAKGFGFITPDEGGEDLFAHFSAIQMNGFKTLKEGQKVSFEVVQGPKGKQASNIQNA
- the clpS gene encoding ATP-dependent Clp protease adapter ClpS; translation: MAIIPDRQDGTVIERQEKELKPPSMYKVVLLNDDFTPMEFVVMIVQEYFNKDRETATQIMLKVHREGRGVCGVYTRDIASTKVEQVVTHARQAGHPLQCVMEEA
- the clpA gene encoding ATP-dependent Clp protease ATP-binding subunit ClpA, producing MIAQELEVSLHMAFMEARQARHEFITVEHLLLALLDNPTAAEVLRACAANIEDLRQNLRNFIHDNTPTVPGTDDVDTQPTLGFQRVIQRAIMHVQSTSNGKKEVTGANVLVAIFGEKDSHAVYYLQQQGVTRLDVVNFISHGIAKTNSSDAAKAGEANAESEDAASQKETPLAQFTQNLNQMAKDGRIDPLIGRESEVERVVQVLCRRRKNNPLLVGEAGVGKTAIAEGLAWRITRGEVPDILADAQVYSLDMGALLAGTKYRGDFEQRLKTVLKELKERPHAILFIDEIHTLIGAGAASGGTLDASNLLKPALSSGMLKCIGATTFTEYRGIFEKDAALSRRFQKIDVTEPTVEQTVAILRGLKSRFEEHHGVKYSSGALSAAAELSARFITDRHLPDKAIDVIDEAGAAQRILPKSKQKKTIGKGEIEEIISKIARVPAQSVSQDDRSKLQTLDRDLKAVVFGQDPAIDALSAAIKMARAGLGKTDKPIGAFLFSGPTGVGKTEVARQLAFTLGIELIRFDMSEYMERHAVSRLIGAPPGYVGFDQGGLLTEAVTKKPHCVLLLDEIEKAHPDIFNVLLQVMDHGTLTDNNGRKADFRNVIIIMTTNAGAESMQKGTIGFTTRRETGDEMADIKRMFTPEFRNRLDATISFRALDEEIIMRVVDKFLMQLEDQLHEKKVDAVFTDALRRHLAKHGFDPLMGARPMQRLIQDTIRRALADELLFGKLMNGGRVTVDVDENDKVQLTFDENAAPRSPNPETVEVE